The genomic stretch AATGCTGCAAGCCCGAACCCCCGTCTTTGAAACCATGACTATCCCCGATCACCCGGAAAAGGTCCGTATCCTCTATGCCATGATCAGTCCCAGCATCATCTTGCAGGTCGGTCAGGCCATGGAGAGTTATTCCCGCTTTCTGGCCGCCTTTAAAGGGATCTTTATCATCACCATGACCTTCCTCATCCTGGTGGCCGCCGGTCTGGGCTGGTTCATGGCCCGGCAGGCCGTCTCCGGGGTGGAAGCGGTGACCCGCACGGCCCGAAAGATCTCCGAAGGCACCCTGGAAGAACGGGTCCCGGTGAAAGGCCGGGGGGATGAAATCGATCAACTGGCCCTGACCTTCAATCAGATGCTCGACCGCATCCAGATCCTGCTGACCGAGATCAAAGAAATGAACGATCATATCACCCATGATTTGAGAAGCCCCCTGACCCGTATTCGCGGACACGCCGAAGTCACCCTGACCACGGCCAGATCCTTGAACGAATATGAAGCCATGGCCGCCGGCACCATCGAGGAATGCGACCGTCTTCTGGATATGACCAATACCATGCTGCTCATTTCCAAGACCGAATCGGGTATGGGCACCTTTTCAGTAGAAGCGATCGATCTGACCGCTCTGGTGCGGGAAGCCTGCGAATTGTTCAGGCCCACGGCGGAAGATAAAGGGGTGCGGTTGGACTGTGAGATGCCGGAAGAAAGCCGTTTGCAGGGCGATACCCGGATGATCCAGCGGCTGCTTTCCAATCTTCTGGATAATGCCATTAAATATACCCTGCCCGGGGGCCTGGTCACCGTTTCCCTTAAAGAACGGGAGGAAGACCTGGAAATCATGGTCCAGGACACCGGGATCGGTATTTCCCAGGAAGAACTTCCCCGCATCTTTGAGCGGTTCTATCGCTGTGACCAGAGCCGGTCCCAGGAAGGCATCGGATTGGGCCTGAGCCTGGCCAGGGCCATTGCCAGGGCCCACGGCGGAGACATCCAGATCACCAGCCTC from Deltaproteobacteria bacterium encodes the following:
- a CDS encoding HAMP domain-containing protein translates to MSLKKPINLGQTLAFRLTLWYAGIFTLSSCVAFLLFYMLITSFMQGQTDRELSGQVNRFSTLLSAEGVEAVKRVAFVEAQAAGEKKVFFRFLSLNGQVFSSSNMAYWKNIYITEGAIREMLQARTPVFETMTIPDHPEKVRILYAMISPSIILQVGQAMESYSRFLAAFKGIFIITMTFLILVAAGLGWFMARQAVSGVEAVTRTARKISEGTLEERVPVKGRGDEIDQLALTFNQMLDRIQILLTEIKEMNDHITHDLRSPLTRIRGHAEVTLTTARSLNEYEAMAAGTIEECDRLLDMTNTMLLISKTESGMGTFSVEAIDLTALVREACELFRPTAEDKGVRLDCEMPEESRLQGDTRMIQRLLSNLLDNAIKYTLPGGLVTVSLKEREEDLEIMVQDTGIGISQEELPRIFERFYRCDQSRSQEGIGLGLSLARAIARAHGGDIQITSLLNQGSTFTVTLPKSRHLRA